One stretch of Paramormyrops kingsleyae isolate MSU_618 chromosome 4, PKINGS_0.4, whole genome shotgun sequence DNA includes these proteins:
- the ankrd12 gene encoding ankyrin repeat domain-containing protein 12 isoform X3, with protein sequence MAKPGMDRDGAMVEKQVVKKSKDKISPFTKTPKVDRNEMLGREMKSKSSMKRKLSFTVSPPQNEERDSDTADKDGPDKKKVKKETGNKKSTPMNILFGYPLSERKQMALLMQMTARDNSPDSTPSHPSQAPTVQKKIASTTSSRQKDKVNKRNERGETPLHMAAIRGDAKQVRELISLGADVNVKDFAGWTPLHEACNLGYYDVAKVLIAAGAEVNTQGLDDDTPLHDASSSGHRDIVKLLLRHGGNAFQANKRGERPVDVADSQEVELLLKGEAPLSDLDDSSSESEDPPSVNPSSIDDNMEYSDTEKDSDSKQTNTAKASVSGLDEYEFKDEEEEEDLSKALNDRHILRREARQREKEEKDRNHFLAKQDKGSPATGNLKKPKPSRVLFCSSESSSDDAETPVERKGPPTTDGHKPDVRLKKEPGAENKEKGKVKKKYKNQSKNKENQEVKDDGKENSKAVFFSSSTAAGLETPEKTREEDSFKMSFSPKDDSSVHLFHLPTMKSPKLNHSLSDKQATPLKQENVKACVSVGDSPCQVDGIKYDHYVEADCATEGSSSRGFKHKEKSKHHQRDLCLDGDDRSSSSPHKDDNLGTSMDSAEGALRKTDKDGKVLKKHKLKHCGKDKHRKECEMEKDKQRQKEMRKDGHRNLEFDREFWKENFFKSDENEDSTPGKTEILEGNSPQKADESPIKEERPVREKHASLKDKRQKDEREKDKSFKKERELFYKEERSREGKTGELDEKTSGITTDEGRDESLCAAGMKEETEDRPVTETEVDQEQMDPSEKGAREKTERKPAGKERECERIDKKHSEKEKKMRVEHFPEKSEPHNFADKWREREKMVTTSHSSGENKYKESEKLKAILTTKKPEENKKSRDKMERKTDKEKQEKERYSENREKDRYSENREKDKMGIDRKGKTSEKVMEHNKSDRTKEKEKDWDKKKKDKAKDVISSSSNLKLLLEERKSSISEGTKISHEKNVSAKLKDDVLKTPEKDRRERDRDAERHRDRDRHKDKSQQSKVSKTNTADAEKSKAKSSPAPKDVRPKEKRLVNDDLMQTSFERMLSLKDQEIEQWHRKHMEKIKQKERERMKLRPGAELGKLKNRDRTRITPGDVCVSKDLQRSKSSEVSETHTREQKLKDATGTRSFSLDAKNLPYTGKSTLCLDSSLSRSPKPESERCGPICRSVSMISMASSEDSCQTNALTPRPLSEYDSDFTVEGSDSQASFSQSSCVTHVITSPAVHEKETDSLLDGAQRNKTPLSGRHATPYLRSILDDDSKPAYADAKSLEDSSRPSVLSHLSSDKGPVQDVAPPQSSQSMPVLLHPIRSNCISDGENLADTGSEGHVSGSRLLLVSNSSDTLGKEPSERVSQQVNLSQSEGIPPAILEPKRSHAADPLIDRGAPFPHLDDSRVENISKKLYSECNKDTDDSLTPETSVMFPSCLPAQQHLPTNAKASSDSCNKQWDSHTEFNMELLQRSDASVPSGLEQKDKLTCETAACNPESKAEEHKVTGSCREEWAKSPGPSIAVCSSIQRPDSRIDDAMMNVKVGIPEAKDIHEEADMETDDADTKDSKTLKHAIGSAEPCDLSPCDVRDNPVSPVLEPSHPSPERKDEASDAPEGLEKSSSSVEMAEKPQILPEGSNQGQTLAEVKPEPGEEMITDQSTSEEKRQQLHKDALGGDYVQRDPQEEHSGTSSGGSSPLPGDGDCDCSGARAKVRLSEEDEIQVHHPRKRKMPRVPQPMQASPTAQQVKEKNQQSLAAIVDSLKLEEIQPYQTERANPYYEFLHIRKKIEEKRKVLCSVIPQAPQYYDEYVTFNGSYLLDGNPLSKLCIPTITPPPSLPEPLKELFKQQEVVRMKLRLQHSIEREKLIVSNEQEVLRVHYRAARTLANQTLPFSACTVLLDAEVYNMPQDAQGDDGKTSVRDRFNTRQFMSWLQDVDDKFDKLKTCLLMRQQHEAAALNAVQRLEWQLKLQELDLATYKSTSIFEIPEFYIPLVDVNDDFDLTPI encoded by the exons ACTCTACCCCAAGTCACCCGTCTCAGGCACCGACAGTGCAGAAGAAGATTGCCAGCACCACGTCGTCCCGGCAGAAGGACAAGGTCAACAAAAGGAACGAGCGTGGTGAGACTCCTCTGCACATGGCTGCCATCCGAGGGGATGCCAAGCAGGTCCGCGAGCTCATCAGCCTTGGCGCCGACGTCAACGTCAAAGACTTTGCAG GGTGGACGCCTCTCCATGAAGCCTGTAATCTTGGTTACTATGATGTGGCCAAAGTGCTCATCGCAGCAGGAGCAGAGGTCAACACACAGGGCCTGGACGACGACACGCCGCTTCATGATGCATCCAGCAGTGGACATAGGGAT ATTGTCAAGCTGCTGTTACGACACGGGGGCAACGCCTTTCAGGCCAACAAGCGCGGCGAGCGGCCTGTGGATGTGGCCGACTCGCAGGAGGTGGAGCTCCTGCTGAAGGGCGAGGCGCCGCTCTCTGACCTGGACGACAGCTCCTCAG AATCAGAAGACCCTCCATCAGTAAATCCTTCTAGTATTGATGACAACATGGAATATTCAGACACTGAAAAGGATTCTGACAGCAAGCAGACTAACACTGCAAAGGCATCTGTATCTGGGCTGGATGAATACGAGTTCAaggacgaggaggaggaagaggatctGAGCAAGGCTCTGAATGACCGACACATCCTCAGAAGGGAGGCGCGCCAGCGAGAGAAGGAGGAGAAGGACAGGAACCATTTCCTGGCTAAGCAGGATAAGGGTAGCCCAGCCACGGGCAATTTGAAGAAACCGAAACCGTCACGGGTCCTCTTCTGCAGCTCGGAGAGCTCCAGTGATGATGCAGAGACCCCCGTGGAGAGGAAAGGCCCCCCCACCACTGACGGGCATAAACCTGACGTGAGGCTGAAGAAGGAACCGGGGGCAGAAAACAAGGAAAAAGGCAAAGTGAAGAAAAAGTACAAAAATCAGagtaaaaacaaagaaaatcaaGAAGTTAAAGATGACGGTAAAGAGAACAGTAAGGCGGTGTTCTTCTCATCTTCAACAGCAGCAGGCCTGGAAACCCCAGAGAAAACCCGAGAAGAAGACTCGTTCAAAATGTCATTCAGCCCGAAGGATGACTCTTCTGTTCACCTCTTCCATCTACCAACGATGAAGTCCCCGAAGCTCAACCACAGCCTGAGCGACAAGCAAGCTACCCCTCTCAAACAAGAAAATGTTAAGGCGTGTGTCTCAGTTGGGGATTCTCCCTGTCAAGTTGATGGTATCAAATATGACCACTATGTTGAGGCTGACTGTGCTACAGAGGGCTCTAGCAGCAGAGGATTCAAGCATAAGGAGAAGAGCAAACATCACCAGAGAGATCTCTGCCTAGATGGGGATGACAGGAGCTCCTCCAGCCCTCACAAGGATGATAATCTGGGAACAAGCATGGACAGTGCTGAAGGAGCCTTACGGAAGACCGACAAAGATGGCAAAGTGCTCAAAAAACACAAACTGAAGCACTGCGGGAAAGACAAGCACCGGAAAGAGTGTGAGATGGAGAAGGACAAGCAGAGGCAGAAAGAGATGAGAAAAGATGGTCACAGAAATCTAGAGTTTGACCGGGAGTTCTGGAAAGAGAACTTCTTTAAAAGTGATGAAAATGAGGACTCGACCCCAGGGAAAACAGAGATCCTCGAAGGTAATTCCCCACAAAAGGCTGACGAGTCCCCCATTAAAGAGGAGAGGCCAGTTCGAGAAAAGCATGCTAGCCTCAAAGACAAGAGACAAAAAGATGAACGGGAAAAAGACAAATCCTtcaaaaaagagagagagcttTTCTACAAAGAGGAACGGAGCAGAGAAGGTAAAACGGGTGAGCTGGATGAGAAGACAAGCGGCATCACCACAGATGAGGGACGGGACGAATCCTTGTGTGCTGCAGGCATGAAAGAGGAGACAGAGGACCGGCCAGTTACCGAGACCGAGGTAGATCAGGAGCAAATGGACCCCTCGGAGAAAGGTGCTCGAGAAAAAACAGAGAGAAAACCCGCGGGGAAGGAACGAGAATGTGAGAGGATAGACAAAAAACATTCtgagaaagagaagaaaatgAGAGTGGAGCACTTCCCAGAAAAATCTGAACCGCATAATTTTGCTGACAaatggagagagagggaaaagaTGGTGACCACCTCCCATTCTTCCGGAGAGAATAAATACAAGGAAAGTGAAAAGCTGAAGGCCATTCTGACTACTAAGAAGCCAGAAGAGAACAAGAAAAGCAGGGACAAGATGGAAAGGAAGACTGACAAAGAGAAGCAGGAGAAGGAACGGTATTCCGAGAACAGAGAGAAGGATCGGTATTCCGAGAACAGAGAGAAGGACAAAATGGGCATTGACAGGAAAGGCAAAACCTCTGAAAAAGTTATGGAGCACAACAAATCTGACAGGACAAAGGAAAAGGAGAAAGACTgggacaaaaagaaaaaagacaagGCAAAAGATGTCATTTCCTCAAGCTCGAACTTGAAATTGCTTTTGGAAGAGCGAAAATCCAGCATTTCTGAGGGCACTAAGATATCCCACGAGAAGAATGTCTCTGCTAAGCTGAAGGATGATGTGCTGAAAACTCCAGAAAAAGACCGCAGGGAGCGGGACAGGGATGCTGAGAGACACCGGGACAGGGACCGGCACAAAGATAAATCCCAACAGTCCAAAGTATCCAAGACAAACACTGCAGATGCCGAAAAGAGCAAAGCGAAATCCTCACCGGCCCCTAAGGATGTCCGGCCGAAAGAAAAGAGGCTTGTAAACGACGATCTCATGCAGACTAGTTTTGAACGCATGCTAAGTCTGAAGGACCAAGAGATCGAACAGTGGCACAGGAAGCATATGGAGAAGATCAAGCAGAAAGAGCGAGAGCGAATGAAGCTGCGACCAGGTGCAGAGCTAGGGAAGTTGAAGAACAGAGACAGGACGAGGATCACTCCAGGAGATGTCTGTGTGAGCAAAGACCTGCAGCGTTCCAAGAGCTCAGAGGTGTCGGAGACTCACACCAGAGAGCAAAAACTGAAAGATGCCACTGGCACACGTTCATTCTCCCTGGATGCCAAGAATCTGCCGTATACTGGGAAATCAACCCTTTGTCTTGACAGCAGCTTGAGCCGCTCCCCCAAGCCGGAAAGTGAGAGGTGTGGTCCTATATGCAGATCGGTGTCAATGATTTCAATGGCGAGCTCGGAAGACTCCTGCCAAACAAATGCTCTCACACCAAGACCCCTGAGTGAGTATGACTCCGACTTCACGGTGGAAGGTTCAGACTCCCAGGCATCCTTTTCACAATCTTCCTGTGTGACACATGTCATCACGTCACCTGCCGTTCATGAAAAAGAAACTGATAGTCTACTTGATGGGGCTCAGCGCAACAAGACTCCTCTCTCTGGTAGACATGCCACCCCTTATCTGAGGTCAATTCTGGATGACGACTCCAAGCCTGCATATGCTGATGCCAAGTCTTTAGAGGATTCCAGTAGGCCGAGTGTGCTGTCACACTTAAGTAGTGATAAAGGACCTGTACAAGATGTGGCTCCTCCACAGTCAAGCCAGAGCATGCCGGTTCTGCTACACCCAATCCGAAGCAACTGCATTTCTGATGGTGAGAATCTTGCCGACACTGGCAGTGAAGGGCATGTTTCTGGCAGTCGGCTCCTGCTCGTCTCGAACAGCAGCGATACTCTAGGAAAAGAGCCAAGTGAAAGGGTGAGTCAACAGGTTAACCTTTCACAGTCTGAGGGTATACCGCCGGCTATACTAGAACCAAAACGGTCACATGCCGCTGACCCGCTTATAGATAGGGGTGCACCATTTCCACATCTGGATGACTCAAGAGTGGAAAACATCAGCAAAAAACTATATTCTGAATGTAACAAGGATACAGATGATTCCCTTACTCCAGAAACCTCAGTAATGTTCCCATCCTGTCTGCCCGCTCAGCAGCATCTACCCACTAATGCCAAAGCCTCCTCAGATTCTTGCAACAAGCAGTGGGATAGCCATACAGAGTTCAACATGGAATTGCTCCAGAGATCAGATGCCAGTGTTCCTTCAGGGCTTGAGCAAAAAGATAAGCTTACGTGTGAGACTGCTGCTTGCAATCCAGAAAGCAAAGCAGAGGAACACAAGGTGACTGGAAGTTGCAGAGAGGAATGGGCTAAAAGCCCTGGGCCCTCCATCGCTGTCTGCAGCAGCATACAGAGGCCAGACAGCAGGATCGACGATGCCATGATGAATGTCAAAGTAGGCATCCCTGAAGCCAAGGACATTCACGAGGAAGCAGACATGGAGACAGATGATGCAGACACAAAAGACAGTAAAACACTAAAACACGCCATAGGATCTGCTGAGCCATGTGACCTTTCCCCGTGTGACGTCCGTGATAATCCTGTATCACCTGTGTTAGAGCCCAGTCATCCCAGTCCTGAACGTAAAGATGAAGCCTCAGATGCTCCTGAGGGCTTGGAAAAGAGCAGCAGCAGTGTGGAGATGGCAGAGAAGCCACAAATTCTGCCAGAGGGCAGTAACCAGGGCCAGACTCTAGCTGAAGTGAAGCCTGAGCCTGGGGAGGAGATGATCACTGACCAGAGCACATCTGAAGAGAAACGGCAGCAGTTACACAAGGATGCCCTGGGTGGAGACTATGTCCAAAGGGATCCCCAGGAGGAGCACAGTGGGACTTCCTCAGGAGGTTCCTCTCCACTACCAGGAGATGGAGACTGCGACTGCTCAGGGGCTAGGGCCAAGGTCCGGCTGTCTGAAGAAGATGAAATTCAGGTGCATCACCCACGGAAAAGGAAGATGCCCCGGGTGCCTCAGCCGATGCAAGCTAGCCCCACTGCACAGCAGGTTAAGGAGAAGAACCAACAGTCTCTGGCTGCCATAGTAGACTCACTTAAGCTGGAAGAGATACAGCCTTACCAGACCGAGAGGGCCAACCCCTACTATGAGTTCTTGCACATCCGTAAGAAGATCGAGGAGAAGCGCAAAGTGCTTTGCAGCGTTATTCCTCAAGCACCGCAGTATTACGATGAATACGTGACCTTCAACGGCTCCTACCTCCTAGATGGAAATCCACTGAGCAAACTTTGCATTCCAACT ATAACACCACCTCCATCACTGCCTGAACCGCTGAAGGAGTTGTTCAAGCAGCAGGAAGTTGTCCGCATGAAGTTACGTCTGCAGCACAGCATTGAACGG GAAAAGCTAATTGTTTCAAATGAGCAAGAAGTCCTGCGTGTCCACTATCGTGCAGCAAGAACACTAGCCAACCAGACCCTGCCTTTCAGCGCGTGTACAGTTCTTCTGGATGCCGAAGTTTACAACATGCCGCAAGATGCCCAA GGAGATGATGGGAAGACATCTGTCCGTGACCGGTTCAACACCAGGCAGTTTATGTCATGGTTGCAGGATGTTGACGACAAGTTTGATAAACTGAAG ACCTGCCTCCTGATGCGTCAGCAGCACGAGGCCGCCGCGCTCAACGCTGTGCAGAGGCTGGAGTGGCAGCTCAAGCTGCAGGAGCTCGACCTGGCCACCTACAAGTCTACCAGCATCTTTGAGATCCCCGAGTTCTACATCCCACTCGTCGACGTCAATGACGACTTCGACCTCACCCCCATATGA